The DNA sequence GCGCGGGTCGGCACCGTTGCGGCCACCGCTGCCGGGGAGGTGATCCGTCGCGACTGGCAGCGCTGGGCCGCCGCGGTGGGCGATGAGAACCTACTGTGGTTCGACCCGGAGTATGCCAGCACCAACTCGGGCAGGCCGGCATGCACCGCATCCTCGTGCAGTACTCACCGTCGGCGGGCCGGTACGTCTTCTACCCGCGCACCCTGGCTCCCGGCGCCCTGGCCGACGACCTCGAATGGCGCGAAATCGACGGCACCGCAACGCTGTACAGCTACACCGTGGCCCTGCTGCGCCACCCGCCCGCCTCCTGATCGCTAGCGGACCAGATTCCAGCCGGTCGGCTGCCCAAGCTAGCCGGCCGGCGGATTCCGCCCCGGTCGCCGACGCGTCACGCTGACTGCGCAGGTTTCGGACTGGAGCTCGTCACCGGCGACGGCACCGCCACCAGGGCAAAGGAAAGGGGCCGTCGATGCGGGCTCGGAGTCGGTCGTTGTTCGTATCCGGTGTTGCGCTGGTCAGCGCGGCGGCGGTGGTTACCACCACGCCGGCGGTGATCGCCAGCGGCGTGGGCGGTGCGCTCACCTCGGCGGCGCCGGTCGCCGTTCGTGCCGAGAACGTCCAGCTGGCAGCGCTCGCCGACATCACTGTCAAGGGCATTGTCGACGCCTACTGGAGCGGGTGGGGCGGCTACATCGGGCCCACCAACGGCAAGCCGGACAAGTATTTCCCGAACATCAACCCCACCGGCACCAGTCCCGTCTACGTGACACGTGCGGCCGGCGTCGCCTACTACGTCATCGACGAAGCGCTGGATCAGTTCGGCTCGGTCAATCTGGACAACTACTTCTTCGAGACCGGGGCGTTCTACGGGACCGGAAAGGCGACCACCGGCAGCGCCGTGGGTTCGGTGATCTACGTCGGCGCCAGCGAACTCTTCGGCGACAAGTCGCCGATCGCCCAGCTCGCCAAGGCCGTCTTCTATTACGGGCCCACCGCGCTGGCCCAGTCGACGATCCTCCAAGTGGCGTCACTGGTGCCGACCGTCAAGATCGGTCCGGTCAAGGTCGGCGGCGGAATCCTGGCCAGCCTCTAATTCACCGGCCAGACGCCGGACGGAAAATTCAGCTTCGGCTCACCCGGCTTGTCCGCCGTCGCCGGCTACATCACCACGTCGATTTCCGATGCGCTGACGAAGGGGGCGGGCGCAGCGGTCCACACTGCGGCCACCGCGCCGGTCACCGCACCTGAGACCACGGCGGTGGCCCCGTCGCTCAAGGCATCCGAGCCCAAGTCGCCTGAGGTGACGTCGACGACGGTGAAAGCTGCTGTGGCTGAGCCGAAATCGGGCACCGTCAGTTCCACCGTCGAGCACAGTGAGCACTCCGCGACCGCAACGACGGTGACGAAGCCGGCGGCTACCGAGAATGGCGGACGGTCCGCGGTCGGTCATACCAATCTGCCGACCTCGACCTTCGGCAGCAGCGATACGGCATCCGACACCAAGACATCCACCACGGACAAGGCCGACACCGCACCGGCGCCGGCGACGACGGCGGCCGCGACGAAGCCCAGTGTTGCGAAGCCGGACGCATCAACCACGCCGTCGGCCGAGAAGTCCGAAGCGAAGACCGGTGGCGAAGCGGGCGGCGCACACTCCTCGGAGTGAGGGCCCTACGCCCGGTGGGGCGTGGAGTCGAGTGTGCGAACCAATACGCCGCCATCGGCGAGTCGCGGATGAATCCGCACGGTCGGCGCGGGCCGCATCGTCAGCGCGCGGGGTCCGATGGCGCGCTTCCTCCTCGGCCCGGGGGCCGCATCGTCAGCGCGCGGGGTCCGATGGCGCGCTTCCTCCTCGGCCCGGGGGCCGCATCGTCAGCGCGCGAACATGAGCGCGCGCTTGACCTCCTGGATCGCCTTGGTGACCTCGATACCGCGCGGGCAGGCGTCGGTGCAGTTGAACGTGGTGCGGCAACGCCACACACCGTCGACGTCGTTGAGGATCTCCAGTCGCTCGGCGGCACCCTCGTCGCGGCTGTCGAAGATGAACCGGTGTGCGTTGACGATCGCGGCCGGGCCGGCGTAGGAACCCTCGTTCCAGAACACCGGGCAACTCGTGGTGCAGCAGGCGCAAAGGATGCACTTGGTCGTGTCGTCGTAGCGGGCGCGATCGGTCGGACTCTGGATGCGCTCGCGGGTCGGCGCATTGCCCGACGTGATCAGGTACGGCTTGACCGCGCGGTAGGCGTCGAAGAACGGCTCCATGTTCACCACCAAGTCCTTCTCCACGGGAAGCCCGCGGATCGGCTCGATGGTGATGGTGAGCGGCTTGTTGTTCTTGGGCAGCAGGTCGCGCATCAGCACCTTGCAGGCCAACCGGTTGACACCGTTGATCTTCATCGCGTCCGACCCGCACACCCCGTGCGCGCAGGACCGGCGGAAGGTCAGCGTCCCGTCCAGGTAGCTCTTCACGTAGATCAGCAGGTTCAGCAGCCGGTCGCTGGGCAGGCACGGCACCCGGAAGCTCTGGAAGCCGGCGCTGTCCGGGTCCTCAGGATTGAAACGGGCGATCTTCAGTGTCACCATCACCGCGCCGTCCGGGATCGGGGGCAGCGCAGGCTCTTTGAGATCCGGTGCGATCGTCATCTCAGTACTTCCGCTCCATCGGCTCGTAACGGGTCTGCACCACGGGCTTGTAGTCCAGCCGGATATCGCTGAGCAGCTCCGAGCCTTCCTTGTAGGCCATGGTGTGCCGCATGTAGTTGGTGTCGTCACGGTTGGGGTAGTCCTCGCGGGCGTGCCCGCCGCGGGACTCCTTGCGGTTGAGCGCGCCGACCACGGTGACCTCCGCCAGCTCCAGCAGGAAGCCGAGTTCGATGGCTTCCAGCAGGTCGCTGTTGTAGCGCTTGCCCTTGTCGTGCACCGTGATTCGGCCGTAGCGCTCCTTGAGCGCATGGATGTCGGTGAGCGCCTGCTTGAGGGTCTCCTCGGTGCGGAACACCGCGGCGTTGTTGTCCATCGACTGCTGCAGCTCGGTACGGATGTCGGCGACCCGCTCGTTGCCGTGCTCGGAGAGGATGTTGCCCACCCAGCCGACCACCATGTCGGCGGGGGTGTCGGGCAGATCGACGAAATCGTGGGCCAGTGCGTAATTGGCGGCCGCGATACCGGCACGACGGCCGAAGACGTTGATGTCCAGCAGCGAGTTGGTGCCCAACCGGTTGGCGCCGTGCACCGACACACACGCGCATTCACCGGCCGCGTAGAGGCCGGGAACCACGTTGGTGTTGTCGCGCAGCACCTGACCGTTGACGTTGGTCGGAATGCCGCCCATCACGTAGTGGCAGGTGGGGTAGACCGGAACCAGCTCGGTCACCGGGTCCACACCGAGGTAGGTGCGGGCGAATTCGGTGATGTCGGGGAGTTTGGCCTCCAGCACGTCCTCGCCGAGGTGCCGCACGTCGATGTAGACGTAGTCCTTGTGCGGTCCGGCGCCGCGACCCTCGAGCACCTCGAGAACCATCGACCGCGCAACGATGTCGCGCGGCGCCAGGTCGACGATGGTCGGGGCATAGCGCTCCATGAAGCGTTCACCCTCGCCGTTGAGCAGCCGGCCGCCCTCACCGCGCACGGCCTCGGAGATGAGAATGCCGAGACCGGCCAATCCCGTCGGGTGGAACTGGTGGAACTCCATGTCCTCCAGGGGAAGTCCCTTGCGGAAGATGATGCCCAGACCGTCACCGGTCAGCGTGTGGGCGTTCGAGGTGGTCTTGTACATCCGGCCGGAACCGCCGGTGGCGAACACGATCGCCTTGGCATGGAAGACGTGGATGTCACCGGTGGCCAGCTCGTAGGCGATGACACCGGTGGCGACGGGGCCGTTCGGGGTCTGGGTCAACGCGATGTCGAGCGCGTAGAACTCGTTGAAGAACTCCACGTCGTGCTTGACGCAGTTTTGGTACAGCGTCTGCAGGATCATGTGTCCGGTGCGGTCGGCGGCGTAGCAGGCGCGGCGCACGGGCGCCTTGCCGTGGTCGCGGGTGTGACCGCCGAACCGGCGCTGGTCGATACGGCCCTCCGGGGTGCGGTTGAACGGCATCCCCATCTTCTCCAGGTCATAGACCGCGTCGATGGCCTCTTTGCACATGATCTCGACCGCATCCTGGTCGGCGAGGTAGTCGCCGCCCTTGACGGTGTCGAAGGTGTGCCACTCCCAGTTGTCCTCTTCGACATTGGCCAGTGCGGCACACATGCCGCCCTGGGCAGCGCCGGTGTGGCTGCGGGTGGGGTAGAGCTTGGTCAACACGGCGGTGCGTGCCCGCGGTCCGGCCTCGACGGCCGCCCGCATTCCGGCGCCGCCAGCTCCGACGATGACGACGTCGTAGCGGTGTTCGACAATCATGGTGGCTCCCGGGAGCTTCTTAGGAGATGTTCGGATTGAAGGTCAACAGCACGTAGGTGCCCACCACCAGAACGATGAGCATCGACACGACCAGCAGGGAGTTCAGCCAGAACCTGGTGGAGTCCTTGCGGGCGTAGTCGGAGATGATCGTGCGCATCCCGTTGCCGCCGTGCAGCTGGGCTAGCCACAACAGCAGCAGGTCCCAGGTCTGCCAGAAGGGCGACGCCCAGCGCTGTGCGACGTAGTTGAAGTCGATGCGGTAGACCCCGCCGTCCCACATCAGCCCGATGAACAGGTGACCGAGCGCCAGGAAGATCAGCACCACCCCGGAGAAGCGCATGAACAGCCATGCGTACTTCTCGAAGTTCGGCATGCCGCCGCGGCGGCGCGGGGCGCGCGGGTTGTCCAGGCTTGCGGGCCGATCGTGGCTGCGCTCCAGGATGGGTGCCGGCGGACCGAGCCGGTTCTCCGGCGCGCTCACAGGAACCGCTCCGCCATGTGCATGCCGATGATCACCAGCGACGGCACCATCACCAGCAGCCAGACACCCGCGACCGCCCACAACATCTGGCGCTGGTAGCGGGGGCCCTTCCACCAGAAGTCGACCAGGATGATCCGGACGCCGTTGAGTGCGTGGTAGAGGAGTGCGGCCACCAGGCCGATCTCCATCAGACCGATGATCGGCGTCTTGTAGGTCTCGACGACCTCGTTGTACGCCTGCGGACTGACCCGCACTAGGGCGGTATCCAGCACGTGAACGAAGAGAAAGAAGAAAATGGTGGCACCGGTGATCCGGTGCAACACCCACGACCACATTCCGGGGTCGCCACGGTAGAGGGTGCGCCGCCGCCGCGCGGTGTTCTCGCGAGGGGCAGGCACGGTCGACGCGGTACTCATCACGCCTCCAACGCTGGGCCTGTCACTATTGGACTGTAACTCTGTTCATAGGGTCCGAAGAATTACGTTGTGATGACTGAAGTCCTCCGGGACCGGCTGCGGCCAGCAGCTCGGAATGCATTCAGAAACGGCGGTGGCGAGGCGAACGTGACGATAGATATCGACTGGAAAGCCTTGCGGCATAAGGCAATTGCTGTGTGCAAGCATGCCTATGCACCCTATTCCGAGTTCCCCGTCGGGGCGGCCGCGCTGGTCGACGATGGACGGGTCGTTGTGGGCTGCAATGTGGAAAATGTCTCATATGGCGTAGGTCTCTGTGCCGAGTGCGCGGTGGTCTGTGCCCTGATTTCCGAGGGTGGGGGGCGGTTGGTGGCCGTCGCGGTGGTCGACGCGACCGGGACCGCGCTGATGCCCTGCGGCCGGTGCCGGCAGCTTCTTGCCGAGCATGGCGGCCCGCAATTGCTCGTCGACCATGCCGACGGTCCCAAGGCGCTTGGCGATCTTCTGCCCGAGGCCTTCGGGCCCGCTGATCTCGAGCGTGTCCGCCGGGAAAAGTCGTGACCCAGTTCACATTCGATGCGCGCGGCCCAGTGTCGCGTCGCTACGACGCTCCGACGGTCATCCGGACCAAGCGCGACGGCGGCCGGCTCTCCGATGCCGCGATCGACTGGGTGATCGACGGCTACACCCACGGGCGGGTGGCCGACGAGCAGATGTCGGCGCTGCTGATGGCGATCTTCCTGCGCGGGATGGATCGGGCGGAGATCGCCCGCTGGACATCGGCGATGATCGCCTCTGGTGTGCGGCTGGACTTCGGTGATCTGCGCCGCGACGGCAAGCCGCTGCCGACGGTCGACAAGCACTCCACCGGTGGTGTCGGCGACAAGATCACCATCCCGCTGGTTCCGGTGATCGCGGCGTGCGGGGCGGCCGTCCCGCAGGCTGCCGGTCGTGGCCTTGGCCACACCGGCGGCACCCTGGACAAGCTGGAGTCCATCCCCGGATTCACCGCCGAGCTCTCCAATGCCCAAGTACGCCAACAGCTGTCCGAGATCGGTGCAGCCATCTTTGCCGCCGGTGAGCTGGCACCGGCCGACCGGAAGATCTACGCCCTGCGCGACGTCACCGCCACCACCGAGTCGCTGCCGCTGATCGCCAGTTCGGTGATGAGCAAGAAGCTGGCCGAGGGCGCCGATTCCCTGGTGCTCGACGTCAAGGTCGGTCGGGGCGCGTTCTTGAAGACCGAAGCCGAGTCCCGCGACCTCGCGGCCACCATGGTGGAACTCGGCCGCGCCCACGGGGTGCCGACCCGTGCGCTGCTGACCGACATGAACCTTCCGCTGGGTCGCACCGTCGGCAATGCGCTGGAGGTTGCCGAGTCGCTGGAGGTGCTGGCCGGCGGTGGCCCGGCCGACGTGGTGGAGCTGACGGTCCGGCTCGCTGCCGAGATGCTCGACCTGGCCGGTATCGACGGCTGCGACCCGGCGCAGACCCTGCAGGACGGCACCGCAATGGACCGCTTCCGGGCCTTGGTGTCGGCTCAGGGTGGTGACCCGCAGGCGTCGCTGCCGATCGGCGCCCACTCCGAGACCGTGACCGCACCCGCTGGCGGCACAATGGGGGATATCGACGCCATGGCGGTGGGGCTAGCAGTGTGGCGGCTCGGCGCAGGCCGGGCCAGCCAGGGTGAACGCGTGCAGTTCGGTGCCGGCATCCGCATCCACCGTCGCCCGGGTGAGCCCGTCGCCGCCGGTGAGCCGCTGTTCACGCTCTACACCGACACCCCAGACCGGATCCCGGGTGCGATGGCCGAACTCGACGGCGGTTGGAGCCTCAGCCCCGTCTGCCCGCCGGCCCGCCCTCTCATCATCGATCGGATTGTCTGATGACCACACCGCTGACACTGGACATGATCGGGCAGGCCCCCAAGGCCCTGCTCCACGACCACCTCGACGGCGGGCTGCGGCCGTCGACCGTTCTCGACATCGCCCGCCAGGTCGGCTACGACGATCTGCCCGCCACCGACGAGGCGGCCCTGGCCACCTTCTTCCGCACCGCGGCGCACAGCGGGTCGCTGGTGCGCTACCTCGAACCGTTCGCCCATACCGTCGCCGTCATGCAGACGCCGGAGGCGCTGCACCGGGTGGCCTTCGAGTGCGTGGAGGATCTGGCCGCCGACAACGTGGTCTACGCCGAGGTGCGGTTCGCCCCGGAACTGCACATCGACGGCGGACTGTCACTCGACGACGTCGTCGATGCGGTGCTGGCCGGGTTCGCCGACGGTGAGAAGGCCGCCGCCGCGCAGGGCCATCCGATCGTGGTGCGCTGTCTGGTGACCGCGATGCGCCATGCCGCGCGGTCTCGGGAGATCGCCGAACTGGCCATCCGGTTCCGCGACAAGGGAGTGGTGGGCTTCGACATCGCCGGTGCCGAGGCCGGCTACCCGCCCACCCGGCACCTCGACGCCTTCGAGTACATGCGAGCCAACAATGCGCGCTTCACTATTCACGCCGGTGAAGCCTTCGGACTGCCGTCCATCCAGGAGGCGCTGGCCTTCTGCGGTGCCGATCGGCTGGGCCACGGCGTTCGCATCGTCGATGACATCGACGTCCGGCCGGACGGCACTGCGGTGCTGGGTCCGTTGGCCGCGATCCTGCGCGACAAGCGGATTCCCCTGGAGATGTGCCCGAGTTCCAACGTGCAGACCGGAGCGGTGGACAGCATCGCCGACCACCCCTTCGACCTGCTGGCCCGGCTTCGCTTCCGGGTCACCGTCAACACCGACAACCGGCTGATGAGCGACACCACCATGAGCCAGGAGATGTTCCGCCTCGTCGAGGCCTTCGGCTACGGGTGGGCGGACCTGGAGCGGTTCACGATCAACGCGATGAAGTCGGCCTTCCTGCACTTCGACGAACGCCTGGCCATCATCGACGAGGTGATCAAGCCCCGCTACGCGGTCCTCATCGGCTAGCCCAGATACGAGATGGTGGGGAAGGTGTAGCTCAACGCGCCACCGGCCCACGCGCCGGAAGTCACCGGCAGCGGATCGGTCTGCGGCATGACCTCACGGCTGGTCGCGTTGGGGATGTACTGGTTCAGCTCGCGCATCCGAAGCACGTTGCCCCACAGGTAATTCTGGATGCTGGTGTACTTCTGGTCGGTGGTCTGGCCATCCAGCCCGAGGTAGGTGGTGAAGACGTTGAGCACCTGATCGGTCCACGATGGCTTGTCCGGGGGTGGTGGGTTGTCGTGGGCGTCGGCGGCGGTCTCGATGTAGCCGCGGACCGCGGTGTCGAACGTCTGCTCGTCGGTGGTGTACAGGTTGATGCCACCGCCCGGGGCCACGGCGAGATAACCCTTGACGGCCGCCACCCCGATCTGCGCTTCCTTCAGGCCGTCCTGCGGGGTGGGAACGTACCCCATGTCCAGTGCCGTCACCTGGGTGTAGGGGTTGATCAGCACGATCGACGACCAGCGGTGATGTCCGTCGATGATGTAGGTGCCGTTGTCTGCCGTCACGATCGGATTCGCGTACGGCTGGACGACACCGCCGGTGAAGTACGTCTGCAGGCTGGCGGGATCCTGCAGCGGGAATTTCAGCGACTTCTGCAGGTCGATCTCGTTCTGGGTGGGGATCAGCGTGGCGACGTTCGCGGTGATCGACGTCAGCTTCAGGCTGCTGTTGGGGATGCCGCGTTGGGCTCCGCCGCTGGTCAGCAACGTGTAGAGCGCGGGGTTGAGGCAGGCGGGGCTGCTGGTGTCGCTGCAGTTGCCCACCATGGTGCCGTAGAGCTTGACGAATCCGTCCGGGTTGGCGGTGTATGCGGCCTGCAGGAGCTGCTGCAGCTGAGCCACGACAGCCATGTCAGGCAGTGGGACCGCGCCGTTCTCGATGTTCGCCACGTTGGTCGACGTCGTCAGCAGGCTGGTGGCGATGCCCGCCAAACCACCGTCCCAGAACCAGTTCTGGGTGTATTTAGCGATCTCCGGCTCGGTGGCCGTCTGGCCGAGCACCTGGTAGATCTCCTGGATCTTCGCCTGGCGGAAGGCGTCGCTGGTGACGAAATCAGATGCCACGAAACCGATCGGCAGCCCGGCCTGGAGTCGCTGGACGTAGGTCGACAGGGTGGTCGCGTCCGGTGTCGTACCGGCCATGGTTCGGTAGAGCAGGTCCACGTAACTCGTGCTGGTCGGAACGGGGCCCAGGGGTCCGCCGTTCTTGGCACTGTCTTCGTAGAACTCCTGGGTGGAAGCGAGCGAGGCGGCGAACTGTGGCTCCGATAGGCCCCACATCAATCGTGTTGTGCCCCAAGCCAGTTCCTGGTCGGTGGCCGCGCGTCCGAGTAGCTCGAGATAGTAGTTACTCACCTCGGTCTGGCGAAACGCGGTCGAACTGTAGAGCCCGGCGACCACACCATTGACACCGGTCAGGTTGAACACGCCGAGATAGTTCTGCAGTTCGGTAGCGGTCGGGTTCGCGCGCATGATCTGGTTGAACAGTCCGGTGATGACCGCGGTCGGGTTCGTCACCGCCGCAGGACCCGTGCCGCTGACCAGATCTTCGAGCGTGAGGTTCACCAGGATCGGCAATGCCCCGAGGCTGGGGGCCGAGGTGGCCGGCGCGCCGGGCAGACCGAGGAACGCCGACAGGTCACCGAACGGCTGAGCCTGCTGGGACACGGCGACGCGGGTGCCTGGCGTGCCCGGCCCGCCGCTGGTGACGCTTGGCTGTGGCAGCGTGGCGAAGTGGCCGGTCGTCGTGGTCACCGGTGCCAGGCCGGCCGTCGAGTCAGTTGCCCCGGTCGTCGGCGCGGTAGACGATTGACCTGCTGCACTGCGCACCACGGTCACCGCTGCCGGGTGCTGGCGCACAGCGCTGGCCGACTTCCTGGCACCGGTGCTGCTGGGACCCGACCGGCCGGTTCGTGCGGTGGACCCGTGCGCGCTGTGTGAGGTGCCGGTCTGTGACCCTGCTGTGGCCGAGTTAGCCCCGTCATCGGCCAGCGCGGCAGGGGCCGCGGCCAGCGCGATGCCCATGCCGGCTGCCACCGCGCCTGCTTGCAGCCACCGCACTACCGGCAGCTGGCGCCGGGCGCCGCGCGTGGTGGCCGAACGCGACCGGGACATGGACGAAGCAGCCGAAACAGCGGTCATGAAAATTCTCCCCCGAGTTGTTGAAAGTGAGCCCTCAGCACCGTCAATCAATGTCCTGCAGGCGATGTGACCTTCAGCCGGCAGGAAAACTTACGCTAATGCAAATTTGCATCTGGTACAACCAGTGCGCGGAAATTCTGTTGGTCGAATTGATGACGTATCGGTGGCGGGCGTCGGCATGACTGGCTCAGGCCAACCCTTGGCGGGTTTCCGAACGCGGCCGAGCGGGCCGATTGAGCACCTTTCGTTACACACTCTGAGCTGCAGTGATGCCAGCCTTGGCTACGACTGCATGTAATTTGGTCTGATGCCCATGCGCGCCGCACTTAAGCGCGTGTTCCCGCACAACATCTTCGAGATGCTGGGCCGGTTCATCGTCCGCCACCCGGTCCTGGTGATCGTTGCGTGGGTGAGTGCTGCCGTGGTGCTGCTGACCTTCGTCACCCCGCTGTTCACGGTGGCGGCCCGCAACTCGCCGGACTTCCTGCCCAAGACCGCGCCGGTGCTGGTCGCCGGCAAGCAGATGCAGGAGGCCTTCAAGGAGGCAGACACCAGCAACTTCGCGGCGATCATCCTCAGTAACGACGCGGGACTGGGCCACGAGGAGGAGGCCACCTACCGCAATCTGGTCGCCAAGCTCAAGGAAAACCCGAAGGTTTCCTCCGTTCAGGACTTCATCGCCACCCCCGAACTGAGGGAGGTGATGACCAGCAAGGACCAGAAAGCCTGGAACCTGCCGGTCAGCATGTCCGGAACCATGGGCACGCCGTCCGGCCAGGAGGCCTACCGGGAGGTACTCAAGACCGTCAAGGAGGCGACGGCCGGATCATCACTGCAGGTCAACGTGGTCGGCGGCTCCGCGACGATGGAAGACATGAACCAGATCGGCGTCAACGATCAGCACATGATCGAAGGCGCCACGGTCATCATGGTCTTCGGCATCCTCATCCTGGTCTATCGCAGTTTCGTCGCCATGGTCATGCCATTGCTGACCATCGGCATATCGCTGGTCGTGGCTCAACAATTGGTGGCCATCCTCGGTGAGCACGGCCTGGCGATCGGCTCCCAGACGATCATGATCATGACCGGCATGATCATGGGCGCGGGCATCGACTACGCAGTCTTCCTGTTCAGCCGATATCAGGAGATCGTCAAGACCGGGGTCTCCTCGGACGACGCGCTCGTCGACGCCCTGCACTCCATCGGTGAGGTGATCGCGGGATCGGCCGGAACCATCGCGCTGACGTTCCTGGGCATGTCGTTCACCAAGCTCGCGGTCTTCGCGACGATCGGTCCGGCGATGACGGTCACCATCGCCACCGGCTTCTTCGGCGCCATCACGCTGCTGCCCGCATTCATCGCGATCGCCGGCCGCCGCGGCTGGATCAAACCGCGCAAGCGCGACATCACCGGCCGGTTCTGGAAGCGCTCGGCGGTCATGATCGTGCGCAAGCCGCGGGCGCTGCTCACCACGAGCCTCATCATCCTGCTCGCCCTGGCCGCCTGCGCGCTGCTGACCAACTTCAACTACGACGACCGCAAGAACCTGCCGCCGGACTCGGCGAGCAACCGGGCCTACGAAGTGATGGACAAGCACTTCCCGATCAGCAGCACCCTGCAACAGTTCCTGTTCATCCAATCGCCCAACACCGATCTGCGTACCCCCAAGGCGCTGGCCGACATGGAGCAGATGGCCCAGCGCATCTCGCAACTGCCCAACATCGACATGGTCCGCGGCATCACCCGGCCCACCGGGCAGATGCTCGAACAGGCCAAGGCCACCTGGCAGGCCGGTGAGGTCGGCAGCAAGCTCGGCGATGCCTCCAATCTGATCTCCAGCAACGACGACAAACTGTCGATGCTCAGCGGTGGCGCCGACAAGATGGCCGACGTCCTCAACCAGATCCGCAACCAGCTGGTCGGCTCGCTGGCCAGCGTCCGCAGCCTGGCCTCCGCTCTGGATTCCATGTCCCAAAAAGTCGGCGGCGCAACCACACTGGACCAGATCGACAAGACCGCCGCGCTGATGAAGAACATGCGGTCGCTCGGCGACGCCCTGGGGATGAACATGACCCAGATCACCGATGTCACCTCGTGGGCGCAGCCGATGCTCAACGCGCTCAACCAGAGTCCGGTGTGCGATGCCGATCCGGCCTGCGTCACCTCCCGCTCGGATCTGCAGCGCATCGTCGACTCCAGCAACTCCGAGGCGCTGGCCGCCATCGCCGACATCGGCCGCCAACTGCAGGCCACCGACGGCAATCAGAAGCTCGACGATCTGGTCAGCGGCCTGAGCAAGAACATTCAGCGAGCCACCGCCGCGGCACGCGCCCTCGGTGTCGGTGAGCCCGGCGGCGTGGAGAAGAAGATCAACGAGACCGTGGACGGCGCCAACCTGCTGGCCGACTCCAGTCGTCAACTGGCGGTGGGCGTCCAGTTGCTCGTCGACCAGACCCGTAACCTCGGCAACGGGCTCGATCAGGCCTCGGCCTTCCTGCTGGCGATGAAGCGCGA is a window from the Mycolicibacterium anyangense genome containing:
- the sdhA gene encoding succinate dehydrogenase flavoprotein subunit encodes the protein MIVEHRYDVVIVGAGGAGMRAAVEAGPRARTAVLTKLYPTRSHTGAAQGGMCAALANVEEDNWEWHTFDTVKGGDYLADQDAVEIMCKEAIDAVYDLEKMGMPFNRTPEGRIDQRRFGGHTRDHGKAPVRRACYAADRTGHMILQTLYQNCVKHDVEFFNEFYALDIALTQTPNGPVATGVIAYELATGDIHVFHAKAIVFATGGSGRMYKTTSNAHTLTGDGLGIIFRKGLPLEDMEFHQFHPTGLAGLGILISEAVRGEGGRLLNGEGERFMERYAPTIVDLAPRDIVARSMVLEVLEGRGAGPHKDYVYIDVRHLGEDVLEAKLPDITEFARTYLGVDPVTELVPVYPTCHYVMGGIPTNVNGQVLRDNTNVVPGLYAAGECACVSVHGANRLGTNSLLDINVFGRRAGIAAANYALAHDFVDLPDTPADMVVGWVGNILSEHGNERVADIRTELQQSMDNNAAVFRTEETLKQALTDIHALKERYGRITVHDKGKRYNSDLLEAIELGFLLELAEVTVVGALNRKESRGGHAREDYPNRDDTNYMRHTMAYKEGSELLSDIRLDYKPVVQTRYEPMERKY
- a CDS encoding thymidine phosphorylase, which gives rise to MTQFTFDARGPVSRRYDAPTVIRTKRDGGRLSDAAIDWVIDGYTHGRVADEQMSALLMAIFLRGMDRAEIARWTSAMIASGVRLDFGDLRRDGKPLPTVDKHSTGGVGDKITIPLVPVIAACGAAVPQAAGRGLGHTGGTLDKLESIPGFTAELSNAQVRQQLSEIGAAIFAAGELAPADRKIYALRDVTATTESLPLIASSVMSKKLAEGADSLVLDVKVGRGAFLKTEAESRDLAATMVELGRAHGVPTRALLTDMNLPLGRTVGNALEVAESLEVLAGGGPADVVELTVRLAAEMLDLAGIDGCDPAQTLQDGTAMDRFRALVSAQGGDPQASLPIGAHSETVTAPAGGTMGDIDAMAVGLAVWRLGAGRASQGERVQFGAGIRIHRRPGEPVAAGEPLFTLYTDTPDRIPGAMAELDGGWSLSPVCPPARPLIIDRIV
- a CDS encoding cytidine deaminase, with protein sequence MTIDIDWKALRHKAIAVCKHAYAPYSEFPVGAAALVDDGRVVVGCNVENVSYGVGLCAECAVVCALISEGGGRLVAVAVVDATGTALMPCGRCRQLLAEHGGPQLLVDHADGPKALGDLLPEAFGPADLERVRREKS
- a CDS encoding succinate dehydrogenase iron-sulfur subunit, with amino-acid sequence MTIAPDLKEPALPPIPDGAVMVTLKIARFNPEDPDSAGFQSFRVPCLPSDRLLNLLIYVKSYLDGTLTFRRSCAHGVCGSDAMKINGVNRLACKVLMRDLLPKNNKPLTITIEPIRGLPVEKDLVVNMEPFFDAYRAVKPYLITSGNAPTRERIQSPTDRARYDDTTKCILCACCTTSCPVFWNEGSYAGPAAIVNAHRFIFDSRDEGAAERLEILNDVDGVWRCRTTFNCTDACPRGIEVTKAIQEVKRALMFAR
- a CDS encoding adenosine deaminase, with protein sequence MTTPLTLDMIGQAPKALLHDHLDGGLRPSTVLDIARQVGYDDLPATDEAALATFFRTAAHSGSLVRYLEPFAHTVAVMQTPEALHRVAFECVEDLAADNVVYAEVRFAPELHIDGGLSLDDVVDAVLAGFADGEKAAAAQGHPIVVRCLVTAMRHAARSREIAELAIRFRDKGVVGFDIAGAEAGYPPTRHLDAFEYMRANNARFTIHAGEAFGLPSIQEALAFCGADRLGHGVRIVDDIDVRPDGTAVLGPLAAILRDKRIPLEMCPSSNVQTGAVDSIADHPFDLLARLRFRVTVNTDNRLMSDTTMSQEMFRLVEAFGYGWADLERFTINAMKSAFLHFDERLAIIDEVIKPRYAVLIG
- a CDS encoding succinate dehydrogenase hydrophobic membrane anchor subunit is translated as MSAPENRLGPPAPILERSHDRPASLDNPRAPRRRGGMPNFEKYAWLFMRFSGVVLIFLALGHLFIGLMWDGGVYRIDFNYVAQRWASPFWQTWDLLLLWLAQLHGGNGMRTIISDYARKDSTRFWLNSLLVVSMLIVLVVGTYVLLTFNPNIS
- the sdhC gene encoding succinate dehydrogenase, cytochrome b556 subunit, which produces MSTASTVPAPRENTARRRRTLYRGDPGMWSWVLHRITGATIFFFLFVHVLDTALVRVSPQAYNEVVETYKTPIIGLMEIGLVAALLYHALNGVRIILVDFWWKGPRYQRQMLWAVAGVWLLVMVPSLVIIGMHMAERFL